From a single Salvelinus namaycush isolate Seneca chromosome 14, SaNama_1.0, whole genome shotgun sequence genomic region:
- the kif1b gene encoding kinesin-like protein KIF1B isoform X4 — MSGASVKVAVRVRPFNSRETSKESKCIIQMQGNSTIISNPKNPKDPAKSFSFDHSYWSHTTPEDPTFASQSLVYNDLGKEMLQHAFDGYNVCIFAYGQTGAGKSYTMMGRQEEGQEGIIPLLCEELFEKINDNNKDEISFSVEVSYMEIYCERVRDLLNPKNKGNLRVREHPLLGPYVEDLSKLAVTSYNDINDLMDAGNKARTVAATNMNETSSRSHAVFTIVFTQRKYDSETDLSTEKVSKISLVDLAGSERADSTGAKGTRLKEGANINKSLTTLGKVISALAEVSKKKKKTDFIPYRDSVLTWLLRENLGGNSRTAMVAALSPADINYDETLSTLRYADRAKQIKCNAVINEDPNNKLVRELKDEVTRLKDLLRAQGLGDILDTPIGSLTASPSSGSLCSLVGPQSVTSIQERIMSTPGGEEAIERLKESEKIIAELNETWEEKLRKTEAIRMEREALLAEMGVAIREDGGTLGVFSPKKTPHLVNLNEDPLMSECLLYYIKDGITRVGQADTERRQDIVLSGAHIKEEHCIFRSERNANGDVVVLMVPCEGSETYVNGKRVGASVQLRSGNRIIMGKNHVFRFNHPEQARAEKEEKEKETPTAETPVEPVDWTFAQRELLEKQGIDMKQEMEKRLTEMEILYKKEKEEADQLLEQQRLDGDSDSGDDSDKRSCEESWRLITSLREKLPPSKLQSIVRKCGLPSSGKRREPVKMYQVPQHRRITKDAKWVTISDLKIQAVKEICYEVALNDFRHTRQEIEALAIVKMKELCAAYGKKDPNERDSWRAVARDVWDTVGVGDERIEDVLTNGNGGRGGGGAGGVADPMDDLKVHIDKLEDILHEVKKQNNMKDVEIRALRNKMVKMEKVLPLITPEGQTSSPPTTSPPASAPRTPSPREGRPLVQAEGEEGELQTAGDDSTLRRGHMRWMRQEQVRLKSLQQQEITKQLRRQSGPHRFIPPEDRKLRFPFRSNPTHRNSWSPGTHIIITDERVIELKVPKEAFEEEGGGQVQAEGGEPGERMVTPVIQATYPQQPSPSPQPRRCKDLEQGQGQSQGQRQSHRNHQQQQHQQSHERSRSNSFNHRRNSGSMDRRSSGSMESLQYSDKGRKQQQAFYQPRHHYQNQQAQPHHQQPCHYNSMSYGANTNFTSYQKYPQTDQANHQSNFQAPPRMRRQMSAPNLKDLKASRETAV, encoded by the exons TTATATCCAACCCCAAGAACCCAAAGGACCCAGCAAAGTCCTTCAGCTTTGACCACTCCTACTGGTCCCACACTACG cCAGAGGACCCCACCTTTGCCTCACAGAGCCTTGTGTACAATGACCTTGGCAAGGAGATGCTGCAGCATGCCTTTGATGGCTACAACGTCTGCATCTTTGCCTACGGCCAGACCGGAGCTGGCAAGTCCTACACCATGATGGGCAGGCAGGAGGAAGGACAGGAGGGAATCATTCCCCTG CTCTGTGAAGAACTCTTTGAGAAAATCAATGACAACAACAAAGACGAGATCTCATTCTCAGTGGAG GTCAGCTACATGGAGATCTACTGCGAGCGGGTGCGGGACTTGCTCAACCCGAAGAACAAAGGGAACCTGCGTGTGCGAGAGCACCCCCTGCTGGGGCCCTACGTGGAGGACTTGTCCAAGCTGGCCGTCACCTCCTACAACGACATCAACGACCTCATGGACGCCGGCAACAAGGCCAG GACGGTGGCAGCCACCAACATGAACGAGACCAGCAGCAGGTCCCACGCTGTCTTCACCATCGTCTTCACACAGAGGAAGTacgacagtgagacagacctctCCACAGAAAAG GTCAGCAAAATCAGTCTGGTGGACTTGGCAGGAAGTGAGCGAGCTGACTCTACTGGAGCCAAAGGCACCAGGCTAAAG GAGGGAGCCAACATCAACAAATCTCTGACCACATTAGGGAAGGTCATCTCTGCCCTGGCTGAGGTG agtaaaaagaagaagaagactgaCTTTATCCCGTACAGAGACTCGGTTCTGACATGGCTGCTTAGGGAGAACCTAG GTGGAAACTCCAGAACAGCCATGGTAGCCGCCCTCAGTCCTGCAGATATCAACTATGATGAAACCCTCAGCACACTTCG CTACGCTGACCGGGCCAAGCAGATCAAGTGCAATGCCGTCATCAACGAGGACCCCAACAACAAGCTTGTGCGCGAGCTGAAGGACGAGGTGACACGGCTGAAGGACCTGCTCCGCGCCCAGGGCCTGGGAGACATCCTGGACA CCCCTATCGGTTCCCTGACAGCCTCGCCGTCCTCTGGCTCGCTCTGCAGCCTAGTTGGCCCACAGTCGGTCACCAGTATCCAGGAGCGCATCATGTCCACCCCGGGAGGGGAAGAGGCCATCGAGAGACTCAAG GAATCTGAGAAAATCATTGCTGAGCTCAATGAGACCTGGGAGGAGAAGCTTCGGAAGACCGAGGCGATACGAATGGAGAG ggAAGCCCTGCTGGCTGAGATGGGCGTGGCTATCCGTGAGGATGGCGGCACTCTCGGGGTCTTCTCTCCTAAAAAG ACCCCTCACCTGGTCAACCTGAACGAGGACCCATTGATGTCAGAATGTCTGCTGTATTACATCAAAGACGGAATCACAAG GGTGGGCCAGGCGGACACTGAGAGACGGCAGGACATTGTTCTGAGCGGAGCCCACATCAAAGAGGAGCACTGCATCTTCCGCAGCGAAAGGAACGCCAATGGAGACG TGGTTGTCCTGATGGTGCCTTGTGAGGGATCGGAGACCTATGTCAACGGCAAGCGAGTTGGAGCATCAGTGCAGCTTCGTTCAG GAAACCGTATCATCATGGGGAAGAACCACGTGTTTCGGTTCAACCATCCGGAGCAGGCGAGggcagagaaggaggagaaggagaaggagaccCCAACAGCAGAGACCCCAGTAGAGCCAGTGGACTGGACCTTTGCCCAGAGAGAGCTGCTGGAGAAGCAGGGCATCGACATGAAGCAAGAGATGGAGAAAAG ATTGACTGAGATGGAGATCTTGTAcaaaaaagagaaagaggaggcggACCAACTTCTGGAACAGCAGAGACTG GATGGCGACTCTGATAGTGGCGATGACTCAGATAAGAGGTCTTGTGAGGAAAGCTGGAGACTGATCACCTCCCTGAGGGAAAAGCTGCCTCCTAGCAAGCTGCAGTCCATAGTCAGAAAGTGTGGCTTGCCCAGCAGTGGGAAGCGTCGGGAGCCTGTGAAAATGTACCAGGTTCCCCAGCACCGACGCATCACCAAGGACGCCAAGTGGGTCACCATCTCGGACCTGAAGATCCAGGCAGTGAAGGAGATCTGCTACGAGGTGGCCCTCAACGACTTCCGCCACACACGCCAGGAGATAGAGGCCCTGGCCATCGTCAAGATGAAGGAGCTGTGCGCCGCCTACGGCAAGAAGGACCCCAACGAGCGGGACTCGTGGCGGGCAGTGGCCAGGGACGTGTGGGACACGGTCGGGGTAGGCGATGAACGCATCGAGGATGTTCTCACCAACGGTAATGGGGGAAGAGGCGGAGGGGGAGCAGGTGGGGTGGCTGACCCCATGGATGACCTCAAGGTGCACATTGACAAGCTGGAGGACATTCTGCATGAGGTGAAGAAGCAGAACAACATGAAGGATGTGGAAATCCGTGCCCTCAGGAACAAGATGGTCAAGATGGAGAAAGTCCTGCCACTCATCACCCCAGAGGGTCAGACTTCCAGCCCGCCTACCACCAGCCCCCCTGCTAGCGCCCCCAGAACCCCTAGTCCTCGTGAGGGCCGACCCCTGGTGCAGGCCGAAGGGGAGGAGGGCGAACTGCAAACTGCGGGTGACGACTCCACCCTCCGCCGGGGCCATATGCGCTGGATGCGGCAGGAGCAGGTGCGCCTGAAGAGTCTCCAGCAGCAGGAGATCACCAAGCAGCTTCGCCGGCAGAGCGGCCCCCACCGCTTCATCCCGCCGGAGGACCGCAAGCTCCGCTTCCCGTTCCGAAGCAATCCCACGCACCGCAACTCCTGGAGTCCCGGCACCCACATCATCATCACCGACGAGCGGGTCATTGAGCTGAAGGTGCCAAAAGAGGCCTTtgaagaggagggggggggtcaGGTGCAGGCTGAGGGGGGAGAGCCCGGAGAGAGAATGGTGACTCCTGTTATTCAAGCCACCTACCCCCAACAGCCGAGCCCCTCCCCGCAGCCACGCAGATGTAAAGACCTGGAGCAGGGCCAAGGCCAAAGCCAGGGCCAGAGACAAAGCCATAGAAACCACCAGCAGCAACAGCATCAGCAGTCCCATGAACGAAGCCGCAGCAACTCCTTCAACCACCGCCGAAATTCTGGTTCCATGGACCGCCGATCCTCCGGCTCCATGGAGTCCTTGCAGTACTCTGATAAGGGCAGGAAGCAGCAGCAGGCCTTCTATCAACCCCGGCACCACTACCAAAACCAACAGGCCCAACCACACCACCAACAGCCCTGCCACTACAACAGCATGTCCTATGGCGCCAACACCAACTTCACTAGTTACCAGAAATATCCCCAAACTGACCAAGCCAACCATCAAAGCAATTTTCAGGCACCACCTCGAATGCGCAGGCAAATGTCTGCCCCTAATCTGAAGGATCTGAAGGCTAGCCGAGAGACGGCAGTGTGA